A single region of the Pseudomonas sp. GGS8 genome encodes:
- the tssM gene encoding type VI secretion system membrane subunit TssM, giving the protein MKAFFSFMTRWVIPLLGLIALSLIIWFVGPLLELLVPEGRRWALIILVFAVWIAYRVFRIIQARRQAAEVMRSLAAQTPPDPTSIATAEELETLRQRMDEALALLKKAKLGGDERRNLYELPWYVIIGPPGSGKTTALVNSGLHFPLAAQLGAGAVRGVGGTRNCDWWFTDQAVLLDTAGRYTTQDSDATVDKAAWLGFLGLLKKQRARRPIDGAFIAISLSDLLLGSDAERAAHAAAIRLRIQELYTQLGVRFPIYLMLTKLDLVPGFMEYFDTLSKEERAQVWGMTFALDDGKSNDSPLAHLQSEFAGLEQRLNDRLVERLQQERDPARRDLIYGFPQQFGALKDCLQSFLEGVFKPNAFEERVLLRGVYFTSGTQEGSPIDRLIGSMAQSMNLDRQHLVRQNGTGRSYFIEKLFTAVAFAERGLVGVNPKVERRRKWLAQGVLASTVALVLVVGTLWWVSYRANQAYIAQVDQKVAPLGQTVQNLSPAQRDVLAVLPLLTAVKHLAGDAPNWAEGLGLYQGDMLEAESASVYRKLLIAVFAPRLLTRIEEQLHGGGNSDFLYEGLKAYLMLADSEHYDADFIKAWIALDWDRSLPRDLPAEQRVALGEHLQALFERHPPTARLDPRLIDDLRRQLQQLPVAQRVYDRVKRQKLPDGIPDFRLNEAAGRDAALVFSRKSGKPLGDPLSGFFTAKGYRQGFLLTSLNQTGTLAEEQWVLGHDQAEQQNVASLAADVRRLYFQDYQRQWDALLADIDFVPITSVAQAADVLRVISGPTSPLKKLLVAVAKETDLQQEERLLAAKGAPVEGGVDKLKERLGTLLGQEQAMQNTPEASDDPITAHFAELNRIVSKNEGEPAAIDGLLADMNALYVQVSAMVGASGDALLGEAKNQAAAAATRVSLNAERQPALVQGLVKSVVNSTTNSMMGGVRNQLNAAWTSEVVNIYRQSLAGRYPMSPGSARDATLDDFGQFFGVGGVMDNYFRKYLQPYVDTSTQAWRWQPGAAQKLGIAPGVLQTFQRAATIRDAFFRSGGTQPMVRFELKPVAMDTTITQFLLDLDGQQLSYDHGPSRPTAMQWPNPGSIGVVRISIMPPTASGRSGITLDGPWAWFRLLEQSDLTAGNSPDRFNLRLRVDGASASYELRANSAFNPFKSRVLSGFSLPERL; this is encoded by the coding sequence GTGAAGGCGTTTTTCAGTTTTATGACTCGCTGGGTCATTCCGTTGCTGGGGCTGATCGCCCTGAGCCTGATCATCTGGTTTGTCGGGCCGCTGCTTGAACTCCTGGTGCCCGAAGGCCGGCGCTGGGCGCTGATCATTCTGGTGTTCGCGGTGTGGATCGCCTATCGGGTGTTTCGCATCATTCAGGCCCGCCGTCAGGCCGCCGAAGTCATGCGCAGCCTGGCGGCGCAAACCCCGCCGGACCCGACCAGCATCGCTACAGCCGAAGAGCTCGAAACCCTGCGCCAGCGCATGGACGAAGCCCTGGCGCTGTTGAAGAAAGCCAAGCTGGGCGGCGACGAGCGCCGCAATCTCTACGAACTCCCGTGGTACGTGATCATCGGCCCACCGGGTTCGGGCAAGACCACGGCGCTGGTCAACTCCGGGCTGCACTTTCCATTGGCGGCGCAGTTGGGCGCCGGTGCGGTGCGCGGCGTCGGCGGTACGCGCAATTGTGATTGGTGGTTTACCGACCAGGCTGTGCTGCTCGACACCGCAGGCCGCTACACCACTCAGGACAGCGACGCGACGGTCGACAAGGCCGCATGGCTGGGCTTTCTGGGTCTGTTGAAAAAACAGCGGGCCCGTCGCCCGATCGACGGCGCATTTATCGCCATCAGCCTCTCCGACCTGTTGCTGGGCAGCGACGCCGAACGCGCCGCCCATGCCGCTGCGATACGCCTGCGCATTCAGGAGCTGTACACCCAACTGGGCGTGCGCTTCCCGATCTACCTGATGCTGACCAAGCTCGATCTGGTGCCCGGGTTCATGGAGTATTTCGACACCCTGAGCAAGGAAGAGCGAGCCCAGGTCTGGGGCATGACCTTCGCTCTGGATGACGGCAAAAGCAATGACAGCCCGCTGGCCCATCTGCAAAGCGAATTCGCCGGCCTGGAGCAACGCCTGAACGATCGGCTGGTGGAGCGCTTGCAGCAGGAACGCGACCCGGCGCGACGCGATCTGATCTACGGTTTTCCACAGCAGTTCGGCGCGTTGAAGGATTGCCTGCAAAGCTTCCTTGAGGGCGTGTTCAAACCCAACGCCTTTGAAGAGCGGGTGCTGTTGCGCGGGGTGTATTTCACCAGCGGCACCCAGGAAGGCAGTCCGATTGACCGGCTGATCGGCTCCATGGCCCAGAGCATGAACCTGGACCGTCAGCACCTGGTGCGCCAGAACGGCACCGGGCGCAGTTACTTCATCGAAAAACTCTTCACCGCCGTGGCCTTTGCCGAGCGTGGGCTGGTGGGGGTCAACCCGAAAGTCGAACGTCGACGCAAGTGGCTCGCCCAGGGCGTGCTGGCTTCGACCGTAGCCTTGGTGCTGGTGGTCGGGACCTTGTGGTGGGTCAGCTACCGCGCCAACCAGGCGTATATCGCGCAAGTCGATCAGAAAGTCGCGCCCCTGGGCCAGACGGTGCAGAACCTCAGCCCGGCACAGCGGGACGTGCTCGCTGTACTGCCATTGCTCACCGCGGTGAAACATTTGGCCGGTGACGCGCCGAACTGGGCTGAAGGCCTTGGCCTGTATCAGGGCGACATGCTTGAAGCCGAGTCGGCCAGCGTCTATCGCAAGCTGTTGATCGCCGTCTTCGCGCCACGCTTGCTCACGCGTATCGAGGAGCAACTGCACGGCGGCGGCAATTCGGACTTCCTTTACGAAGGCTTGAAGGCCTACCTGATGCTCGCCGACAGCGAGCATTACGATGCTGATTTCATCAAGGCGTGGATCGCCCTGGACTGGGACCGCAGCCTGCCGCGCGACTTGCCGGCCGAGCAGCGCGTAGCCCTCGGGGAGCACTTGCAGGCGCTGTTCGAGCGCCATCCGCCCACCGCGCGTCTCGACCCGCGCCTGATCGACGATTTGCGCCGGCAATTGCAACAGCTGCCAGTGGCCCAGCGTGTCTATGACCGGGTCAAGCGGCAGAAACTGCCGGACGGCATCCCGGACTTTCGTCTCAACGAAGCGGCCGGGCGCGATGCTGCGCTGGTGTTCAGCCGCAAGAGCGGCAAGCCGCTGGGCGACCCCTTGAGTGGCTTCTTCACGGCCAAGGGTTACCGCCAAGGGTTTTTGCTCACCAGCCTGAACCAGACCGGCACCTTGGCCGAGGAGCAGTGGGTGCTCGGTCATGACCAGGCTGAGCAACAGAACGTCGCCAGCCTGGCCGCCGACGTGCGTCGTCTGTATTTCCAGGATTACCAGCGCCAGTGGGACGCCTTGCTGGCTGATATCGACTTCGTGCCGATCACCAGCGTGGCCCAGGCCGCCGATGTGCTACGGGTGATTTCCGGGCCGACTTCGCCGTTGAAAAAACTGCTGGTGGCGGTGGCGAAGGAAACCGACCTGCAACAGGAAGAACGCCTGCTGGCCGCCAAGGGCGCGCCGGTGGAAGGCGGGGTCGACAAGCTCAAAGAGCGCCTGGGCACCTTGCTCGGCCAGGAGCAGGCGATGCAAAACACACCTGAGGCCAGTGACGATCCAATCACCGCGCATTTTGCCGAGCTCAACCGCATCGTCAGCAAGAACGAAGGCGAGCCGGCAGCCATCGACGGCCTGCTGGCCGACATGAACGCCCTGTATGTGCAGGTCAGCGCCATGGTCGGTGCCAGCGGCGACGCCTTGCTTGGCGAAGCCAAGAACCAGGCCGCAGCGGCGGCGACGCGGGTCAGCCTCAACGCCGAGCGTCAACCGGCGTTGGTGCAGGGCCTGGTCAAGTCGGTGGTCAATTCCACCACCAACAGCATGATGGGTGGAGTACGCAATCAACTGAACGCGGCCTGGACCAGCGAAGTGGTGAACATCTATCGCCAGTCCCTGGCCGGGCGTTATCCGATGTCGCCGGGCAGTGCGCGGGACGCGACCCTGGATGACTTCGGTCAGTTCTTCGGCGTGGGCGGGGTGATGGACAACTACTTCCGCAAATACCTGCAGCCCTATGTGGATACCTCGACCCAGGCCTGGCGCTGGCAACCGGGTGCCGCGCAGAAGCTCGGCATCGCCCCGGGCGTGCTGCAAACCTTCCAGCGGGCAGCGACCATCCGGGATGCGTTTTTCCGTTCCGGCGGTACCCAGCCGATGGTGCGCTTCGAACTCAAGCCCGTGGCCATGGATACCACCATCACCCAGTTTTTGCTCGACCTCGACGGCCAGCAATTGAGCTATGACCACGGCCCAAGCCGCCCGACCGCCATGCAATGGCCCAACCCCGGCAGCATCGGCGTGGTGCGGATCTCGATCATGCCGCCCACGGCCAGCGGTCGGTCCGGCATCACCCTGGACGGACCCTGGGCCTGGTTCCGCCTGCTCGAGCAATCGGACCTGACCGCCGGCAACTCGCCGGACCGCTTCAACCTGCGGCTGCGGGTCGATGGCGCCAGCGCCTCTTATGAGCTACGGGCCAACAGCGCCTTCAACCCGTTCAAGAGCCGTGTGCTCAGCGGTTTCAGCCTGCCGGAGCGTTTATGA
- the tagF gene encoding type VI secretion system-associated protein TagF: MSTPGFYGKLASRGDFVSRGLPQSFIGPWDSWLAAGLLASQSLGDRWLNAYLVSPLWRFMVAPGVCGPQAAVGVVMPSIDRVGRYFPLTVAVLLDHDADPASVIGGSDIWFEQVEQLLLSTLNVEASFEAFGAGLEALGSPAYLRRTPSSHFAGLHRFDVTDPQARMIALAEQACEGASVWWGQGSERIAPGLLWCQGLPAAADFAQFLLGQEGVV, from the coding sequence ATGAGCACGCCGGGCTTCTATGGAAAGTTGGCCAGTCGCGGGGATTTTGTCAGCCGTGGCTTGCCGCAGAGTTTTATCGGCCCCTGGGATTCATGGCTGGCGGCGGGTTTGCTCGCCAGCCAGAGCCTTGGCGACCGTTGGCTGAATGCCTATCTGGTCAGTCCGCTGTGGCGCTTTATGGTCGCGCCCGGTGTGTGTGGGCCGCAGGCCGCCGTGGGGGTGGTGATGCCGAGCATTGATCGGGTTGGCCGGTATTTTCCGCTGACCGTTGCGGTGCTGCTGGATCACGACGCTGATCCTGCGTCGGTGATAGGCGGTTCGGATATCTGGTTTGAACAGGTCGAGCAATTGCTGTTGAGCACCTTGAACGTGGAGGCAAGCTTCGAGGCCTTCGGTGCAGGACTGGAGGCGCTGGGCAGTCCGGCTTATCTGCGACGCACCCCGAGCAGCCATTTTGCCGGCCTGCACCGCTTTGATGTCACCGATCCGCAGGCGCGAATGATCGCCCTCGCCGAACAGGCCTGCGAAGGGGCCAGTGTGTGGTGGGGGCAGGGTTCGGAGCGCATCGCCCCCGGTTTATTGTGGTGCCAGGGCCTGCCGGCCGCCGCTGATTTTGCACAATTTTTGCTCGGCCAAGAAGGTGTTGTGTAG
- a CDS encoding PP2C family serine/threonine-protein phosphatase — protein MCSSVGRALKSASKSHVGMVRQVNEDACLDLPQKGLWVVADGMGGHAAGDYVSSLIVDSLRSIAVGRSLDEYVAALKTDLLRVNAAVREETANRGVTMMGSTVVLLAARDLRAMCLWAGDSRLYRLRDGRLKRLSRDHSYVQDLQDSGLLSEAEARVHPRSNIVTRAIGVQAQLELAMVELLLKPGDSYLLCSDGLNKTVEDHEIREVLDHDEPGEIASSLVSLGLMRGGPDNITVVVVKVPS, from the coding sequence ATGTGTTCAAGCGTTGGAAGGGCCCTCAAGTCTGCAAGCAAAAGCCATGTCGGCATGGTCCGTCAGGTTAACGAAGACGCTTGCCTGGACCTGCCGCAAAAAGGCCTGTGGGTGGTCGCCGATGGCATGGGCGGGCACGCGGCGGGCGACTACGTCAGCAGTCTGATTGTCGACAGTCTGCGTAGCATTGCTGTGGGCCGTTCGCTGGATGAATACGTCGCGGCGTTGAAAACCGACCTGCTGCGGGTCAACGCCGCCGTGCGTGAAGAAACCGCCAACCGCGGTGTGACCATGATGGGCAGCACGGTGGTGCTGCTGGCGGCGCGTGACTTGCGCGCGATGTGCCTGTGGGCGGGCGACAGCCGCTTGTATCGCCTGCGTGACGGCCGGCTCAAACGCCTCTCGCGGGACCACAGTTACGTCCAGGATCTGCAGGACAGCGGCCTGCTCAGTGAAGCCGAAGCGCGGGTGCACCCACGATCCAATATTGTCACCCGCGCCATTGGGGTCCAGGCACAGCTGGAGCTGGCGATGGTCGAGTTGCTGTTGAAGCCCGGCGACAGTTACCTGTTGTGCAGCGACGGGCTGAACAAGACCGTTGAAGATCATGAGATCCGCGAGGTGCTGGACCACGACGAACCTGGGGAAATCGCCAGCAGCTTGGTGTCCCTGGGCCTGATGCGTGGCGGTCCGGACAACATCACTGTCGTTGTCGTGAAGGTGCCTTCATGA
- a CDS encoding serine/threonine-protein kinase, whose amino-acid sequence MNLTANMLIPGYDIDGEIGEGAMASVYLATQRSLERKVALKVMAAALAADPSFCERFLREGKTLARLSHPHTVTIHDIGNVGELYYMAMEYLPNGTLKERIAAGLTPEQGLIYVRQIASALGYAHGLGLVHRDVKPANILFRADGTAVLSDFGIAKSLDDRTQFTQAGFAVGTPSYMSPEQARGQDIDGRADLYALGVVLYEILVGKLPYTGNDALSTALAHLTEPLPELPVHHGRYQEVLRKLLAKDPAERFPDAKALLQALDNLPGESVEATTIRPLPIPVNNDLAGLTPVSIDIPTGPAQPQPPAKPVAPIGKPTPQSTVSEQRKGPVFALAAVGVAVVLALGGAGYWWLSSGVDADTRTPVVSVPPANTTPAVAPPVPPVKPPEVTEVNDSQRPLLMAGKKTLFQRVLSKPGAKLASEPGATPDKALPAFSVLYVYQRQEVAGSPWLRVGAATDGRSDGWLAAEQVSDWKQSLVLKFTERSGRAPVMFLRQPGEVERLLADPSAAKNLLLKAQQNREDNQQVLALEPAASAVPQNQFYLLPIFDSRESFDENGQPVQLLNVASIDPGNAPKAAASNTPITTANADAFRTAVVLVVDTTVSMQPYIDQVREVVHELQTRIAERGEQDSVSFGLVGFRNSIQKTPGLEYVAKTLITLDQGRDPQRFMDLARQVKASTVSSHSFNEDAFAGVMEAVEGMDWSGYGGRLILLVTDAGALRKNDPYAATQMNEAEVRQAALGKQIKIYALHLLSDAGKKTHGGAQSQYRTLTADANPQIGDLYIPVPGADVRKFGERVDEIGSVFADLVHQVRSNKSQTVPLLSAAPSLADKSAAVGYAMHMDFLGRKAASQAPQLVSAWTADRDLTNPALPAFQVCVMLTKLQLNDLQQSLKLIVDAARKTQTSPKNFFQEIASASAYMSRDPSALRKGGNLADGGVLGEYLEGLPYRSKSLNMTQDLWLSLSVAEQEDFIDELDSKIRLYETFHNDLANWVRFGDAEPGDALYRVPLSTLP is encoded by the coding sequence ATGAACCTCACTGCAAACATGCTGATCCCGGGCTACGACATCGACGGTGAAATCGGCGAAGGCGCCATGGCCAGTGTTTACCTGGCGACCCAGCGCTCGCTGGAGCGCAAGGTGGCGTTGAAGGTCATGGCCGCCGCGCTGGCAGCCGACCCGAGTTTCTGCGAGCGCTTCCTGCGTGAAGGCAAAACCCTGGCGCGCTTGTCTCACCCGCATACGGTCACCATCCATGACATCGGCAATGTCGGTGAGCTGTATTACATGGCCATGGAATACCTGCCCAACGGCACGCTCAAGGAGCGCATTGCCGCCGGCCTGACGCCGGAGCAGGGCCTGATCTACGTCCGCCAGATCGCCTCGGCCCTGGGCTATGCCCATGGGCTGGGGCTGGTTCATCGCGACGTCAAACCGGCGAATATTCTGTTCCGCGCCGATGGCACAGCGGTGCTCTCGGACTTCGGCATCGCCAAGTCGCTGGACGACCGCACCCAGTTCACCCAAGCGGGTTTCGCCGTCGGCACGCCCAGCTACATGAGTCCGGAACAGGCGCGCGGCCAGGACATTGACGGCCGGGCCGATCTTTATGCCCTGGGCGTGGTGCTCTACGAAATCCTCGTCGGCAAACTACCGTATACCGGCAACGACGCGCTCTCTACGGCCCTGGCGCATTTGACCGAACCGCTGCCGGAGCTGCCGGTGCACCACGGCCGTTATCAAGAGGTGCTGCGCAAGCTGTTGGCCAAGGATCCGGCCGAGCGTTTCCCGGATGCAAAGGCGTTGTTGCAGGCGCTGGATAATCTGCCGGGGGAATCGGTGGAAGCGACCACGATCCGGCCGTTGCCCATTCCTGTGAACAATGACCTGGCGGGACTGACGCCGGTGTCTATCGATATACCGACCGGCCCCGCGCAGCCACAACCTCCAGCCAAGCCTGTTGCGCCGATTGGAAAGCCGACACCGCAGTCCACCGTCTCGGAGCAGCGCAAGGGGCCGGTGTTCGCGCTCGCCGCTGTCGGGGTAGCCGTGGTGCTGGCCTTGGGCGGCGCGGGTTATTGGTGGCTGTCCAGTGGCGTCGACGCGGACACCAGGACGCCGGTTGTTTCAGTGCCACCGGCCAACACGACGCCGGCAGTGGCGCCACCCGTGCCGCCCGTAAAGCCTCCCGAGGTGACGGAAGTCAATGACAGTCAGCGCCCGCTGCTGATGGCCGGCAAAAAAACCTTGTTCCAGCGGGTGCTCAGCAAGCCGGGAGCGAAACTCGCCAGTGAACCGGGGGCTACACCTGACAAGGCCTTGCCGGCATTTTCCGTGCTGTACGTCTATCAGCGCCAAGAGGTGGCCGGCAGCCCGTGGTTGCGTGTCGGCGCTGCTACCGACGGGCGCAGTGACGGTTGGTTGGCGGCCGAGCAAGTCAGCGACTGGAAGCAAAGCCTGGTGCTCAAGTTCACCGAACGCTCCGGCCGTGCGCCGGTGATGTTCCTGCGTCAGCCCGGCGAAGTGGAGCGGCTGCTGGCCGATCCGTCGGCTGCAAAAAACCTGTTGCTCAAGGCCCAGCAGAACCGCGAAGACAATCAGCAAGTGCTGGCCCTGGAACCGGCCGCCAGCGCGGTGCCGCAAAACCAGTTCTACCTGTTGCCGATCTTCGATTCGCGCGAGAGCTTCGATGAAAACGGCCAGCCCGTGCAGTTGCTGAACGTGGCGTCCATCGACCCCGGTAATGCTCCGAAGGCTGCCGCCAGCAACACGCCAATCACTACCGCCAACGCCGACGCATTCCGCACCGCCGTGGTACTGGTGGTCGATACCACCGTGTCCATGCAGCCCTACATCGATCAGGTGCGCGAGGTCGTGCACGAACTGCAAACCCGCATCGCCGAGCGCGGCGAGCAGGACAGTGTCAGCTTTGGTCTGGTGGGGTTTCGAAACAGCATCCAGAAAACCCCGGGCCTGGAATACGTCGCCAAAACCTTGATCACCCTGGACCAGGGCCGCGACCCACAGCGTTTCATGGACCTGGCGCGGCAGGTCAAGGCGTCCACGGTCTCGAGCCATTCGTTCAATGAAGATGCGTTTGCCGGCGTGATGGAAGCGGTCGAGGGCATGGACTGGTCCGGTTATGGCGGACGCTTGATTCTGTTGGTCACCGATGCCGGCGCCTTGCGCAAGAACGACCCGTATGCCGCCACGCAAATGAACGAGGCCGAAGTGCGTCAGGCCGCATTGGGCAAACAGATCAAAATCTACGCTTTGCACCTGCTCAGCGATGCCGGCAAGAAAACCCATGGCGGTGCGCAAAGCCAGTATCGCACCCTGACCGCCGACGCCAACCCGCAGATCGGCGATCTGTACATCCCGGTGCCTGGCGCCGATGTGCGCAAGTTCGGTGAGCGGGTGGACGAGATCGGTTCGGTGTTTGCCGACCTGGTGCATCAGGTGCGCAGCAACAAGTCGCAAACCGTGCCGCTGCTGAGCGCTGCGCCGAGCCTGGCCGACAAATCGGCGGCCGTCGGCTACGCGATGCACATGGACTTCCTGGGGCGAAAAGCCGCCAGCCAGGCGCCGCAACTGGTCAGCGCCTGGACCGCCGACCGAGACCTGACCAACCCGGCCCTGCCGGCGTTCCAGGTGTGCGTGATGCTGACCAAGCTGCAGCTCAACGACTTGCAGCAATCGCTGAAACTGATCGTCGACGCCGCCCGCAAGACCCAGACCTCACCGAAGAATTTCTTCCAGGAAATCGCCAGCGCCAGTGCCTACATGAGCCGCGATCCCTCGGCCTTGCGCAAGGGCGGCAATCTGGCCGATGGCGGGGTTCTGGGGGAGTACCTGGAAGGACTGCCTTATCGCAGCAAGTCGTTGAACATGACCCAGGATTTGTGGCTTTCGCTGAGCGTGGCCGAGCAGGAGGATTTTATCGACGAGTTGGATTCCAAGATCCGTCTCTACGAAACCTTCCACAACGACTTGGCCAACTGGGTGCGTTTCGGCGATGCCGAGCCGGGTGATGCCTTGTACCGCGTTCCATTGTCGACGCTGCCGTGA
- a CDS encoding ABC transporter ATP-binding protein: protein MLNMSAVHKSRGVSSQRYSLVIPRLQLRAGEQLAVVGPSGCGKSTLLDLLALVLAPDQAGQFDFASGQTTTDIAGLWRADAQSALADLRSRHLGYVLQTGGLLDFLDVRGNIDLSRQLLGLKDDGSVDRLAGALDITDQLGKRPCDLSVGQRQRVSCARALAHGPRLLLADEPTAALDPLNAERVMQLLVTQAREHSVCCVVATHDESLARASGLQVRRISCRRDVDGGVTATLGEAC, encoded by the coding sequence ATGCTGAACATGAGTGCAGTGCACAAAAGCCGAGGCGTCAGTAGCCAACGCTACAGCCTGGTGATTCCACGGCTGCAACTGCGTGCCGGTGAACAACTGGCGGTGGTCGGTCCCAGTGGCTGTGGCAAAAGCACGTTGCTCGATTTGCTGGCGCTGGTGCTGGCTCCGGATCAGGCCGGGCAGTTTGATTTTGCGTCCGGCCAAACCACGACGGACATTGCCGGGCTGTGGCGCGCTGATGCGCAAAGTGCCTTGGCGGACCTGCGCAGCCGGCATTTGGGCTACGTGCTGCAAACCGGAGGCCTGCTGGATTTTCTGGACGTGCGCGGCAACATCGACCTGTCGCGCCAACTGCTCGGTTTGAAAGACGACGGCAGCGTGGATCGTCTGGCCGGGGCGTTGGATATCACCGATCAACTGGGCAAAAGACCGTGCGACTTGTCCGTCGGCCAACGGCAACGGGTGAGTTGCGCTCGCGCCTTGGCCCATGGGCCGCGCCTGCTGTTAGCCGATGAACCGACCGCTGCCCTCGATCCACTGAACGCGGAACGCGTGATGCAGTTACTGGTGACCCAGGCTCGTGAACACAGCGTGTGCTGCGTCGTTGCCACCCACGACGAGTCACTGGCCCGCGCCAGCGGTTTGCAGGTGCGGCGCATCAGTTGTCGTCGCGACGTCGATGGCGGTGTTACCGCCACCCTCGGGGAGGCCTGCTGA